The Breoghania sp. L-A4 sequence ACGCCACGTTGAAAACAACCTTGTTTTCCTCGGACGCCAGGGTCGCCTTTTCGGTGATCACCGGGCTGACGATTGTGTCGTAGTGCTTGAGGTCCGTCATTTGAACCGCTCCTCCAGAGCACTGACCGCCGCCTTCGTCAAAACCAGCGTCTCGCGGCGCAGGATGTCGTAGACGTTGATGCCCTGGATGGGCAGCACGTCGACGTTGATGATGTTGCGTGCGGCAAGGCCGAAGTTTTTGTCCAGATCCGCACCGTCGATGACCAGAGCATTGGCCAGACCGAGCTTGCCGAACTGTGCCTTCAAAGCCTTGGTCTTCGGTTCGCCCGACTTCGCCTCATCGATGATGATGATGCTTTCGGACTTCACCTTGGACGACAGTGCGTGACGCAGACCCAGCGCGCGAACCTTCTTGGGCAAATCGTGCGCGTGGCTGCGGACAAGCGGCCCGAAGGCCTTGCCGCCGCCGCGGAACTGCGGAACCTTGCGATCGCCGTGCCGTGCTCCGCCGGAGCCCTTCTGGCGAACGAATTTCTTGCCCGTAGCGGCGATTTCTGCGCGCCGCTTCGTCTTGTGGTTGCCACCCTGACGGGCGGCGAGCTGCCAGCGAACGACGCGATGGATCAGATCGGCCCGCGGATCGAGACCGAAGATCTCGTCCGAAACCGTGATCGAACCGGCCGCGCCGCCGTCCAGCGTCTTGACCTGGAGTTCCATCACTCGCTCTCCTTGCCCGCGTCG is a genomic window containing:
- the rplD gene encoding 50S ribosomal protein L4 codes for the protein MELQVKTLDGGAAGSITVSDEIFGLDPRADLIHRVVRWQLAARQGGNHKTKRRAEIAATGKKFVRQKGSGGARHGDRKVPQFRGGGKAFGPLVRSHAHDLPKKVRALGLRHALSSKVKSESIIIIDEAKSGEPKTKALKAQFGKLGLANALVIDGADLDKNFGLAARNIINVDVLPIQGINVYDILRRETLVLTKAAVSALEERFK